From Rhodoferax sp. AJA081-3, the proteins below share one genomic window:
- a CDS encoding GNAT family N-acetyltransferase, which produces MAPSQPLAIKVFWAQHLDEVRAAQRLRYDIFAGEMGARLSTTLPGHDIDLFDNFCEHLLVCDEITGQVIGTYRVLTPVQAQRVGSTYSDTEFDLTRLRSLRERMVELGRSCVHKDFRHGGVIMALWGALGAFMVRNQLDTMIGCASIPMLHNGVVSGDLAASIWRKVAATHLAPIEYHVRPRLPLPIEQLDASLDVEPPALIKGYLRLGSKVLGPPAWDPDFNSADLPMLMRLEDLPARYRKHFLGA; this is translated from the coding sequence ATGGCGCCGTCCCAGCCGCTGGCGATCAAGGTCTTCTGGGCCCAGCACCTGGACGAAGTGCGCGCCGCCCAGCGCCTGCGTTACGACATCTTTGCCGGTGAAATGGGCGCCCGCCTCAGCACCACACTGCCGGGCCACGACATCGATCTGTTTGACAACTTCTGTGAACACCTGTTGGTGTGTGACGAGATCACCGGCCAGGTCATCGGCACCTACCGCGTGTTGACGCCGGTGCAGGCCCAGCGTGTGGGCAGCACCTACAGCGATACCGAATTTGATTTGACCCGTCTGCGGTCCCTGCGTGAGCGCATGGTGGAGCTGGGCCGCAGCTGTGTGCACAAGGACTTCCGCCACGGCGGCGTGATCATGGCGCTGTGGGGTGCCTTGGGCGCCTTCATGGTGCGTAACCAGTTGGACACCATGATCGGCTGCGCCAGTATTCCCATGCTGCACAACGGCGTGGTCAGTGGTGACCTGGCGGCCAGCATCTGGCGCAAGGTGGCCGCCACCCACCTGGCACCGATTGAATACCATGTGCGGCCCCGTCTGCCGCTGCCGATCGAACAGCTAGACGCGTCGCTGGATGTGGAGCCTCCTGCGCTGATCAAGGGGTATCTGCGCCTGGGCTCCAAGGTGCTGGGCCCCCCGGCCTGGGACCCAGACTTCAACTCGGCCGACCTGCCCATGCTGATGCGGCTGGAAGACCTGCCCGCGCGGTACCGCAAACACTTTCTGGGGGCCTGA
- a CDS encoding alpha/beta fold hydrolase, whose translation MKRFALGLTIVLLFVLSPLAVAYYSLPQHFTQPLLDVNRALSGLSEKTITVGPHAVHYLEGGVGDAGKEPLVLLHGIFAEKDHWVDFARPLTGRYRIIAPDLPGFGESGRLPDQTYDYAAQTDRLKNLLDALGVRRVHLAGNSMGGTIAVLFAVAHPERVASVALIGAPHGIRSPQPSRMDGLIDAGKAPLIAHNTAEFAQMMDLVFAKQPFLPYPILQATEQAALRNADSNMRLWNAQLKDRYLLDGRITGLQQPTLVLWGGQDQVFDASGAELLRNRLKNPQIEVLAGVGHLPMMEAPSATAQQYASFLDTLRP comes from the coding sequence TTGAAACGTTTTGCCCTTGGTTTGACCATCGTCTTGTTGTTTGTATTGTCCCCGCTGGCCGTGGCCTACTACAGCCTGCCGCAGCACTTCACCCAGCCGCTGCTGGATGTGAACCGGGCCCTGTCCGGTCTGTCGGAGAAAACCATCACCGTGGGACCGCATGCCGTGCATTACCTGGAGGGCGGCGTGGGCGACGCTGGCAAAGAGCCCCTGGTCCTGCTGCACGGCATTTTTGCGGAGAAAGACCACTGGGTAGACTTTGCACGCCCGCTCACCGGCCGTTACCGCATCATCGCGCCCGACCTGCCCGGCTTTGGTGAGAGTGGCCGCCTGCCTGACCAGACCTACGACTATGCGGCGCAGACCGACCGCCTCAAAAACCTGCTGGATGCCCTGGGTGTGCGCCGCGTGCACCTGGCCGGCAATTCCATGGGCGGAACCATCGCCGTGCTGTTTGCCGTTGCCCACCCGGAGCGCGTGGCCAGCGTGGCCTTGATTGGTGCACCACACGGCATACGCTCGCCACAGCCCAGCCGCATGGACGGATTGATCGATGCGGGCAAGGCGCCCCTGATCGCACACAACACGGCCGAGTTTGCGCAGATGATGGATCTGGTGTTCGCCAAACAGCCTTTTCTGCCCTACCCCATCCTGCAGGCCACCGAGCAGGCGGCATTGCGCAACGCCGACTCGAATATGCGCCTGTGGAATGCGCAGCTGAAAGACCGCTACCTGCTGGACGGTCGCATCACCGGGCTGCAGCAGCCCACGCTGGTTTTGTGGGGTGGCCAGGACCAGGTTTTTGATGCATCCGGCGCCGAGTTGCTGCGCAACCGCCTGAAGAACCCGCAGATTGAAGTGCTGGCCGGCGTGGGGCACTTGCCGATGATGGAGGCGCCCAGCGCCACGGCGCAGCAATACGCCAGCTTCCTGGATACGTTGCGGCCGTAG
- a CDS encoding diguanylate cyclase, which produces MPPRWLATLQQAHRCFQCRLWLLLCASVLLATQALAGERALDTSRMDNRPVSLTEYFAVLEDPGKALGVQDVQRPGVASRFTGGTASGESLNISYTASAIWLRLHLQNTSAAPLVRMLEIANPLLAELTLYQPVDGRGYQALETGYALPFAARPHASRFFVLPIALPAHADQALYLRVATPNAMILPAKLWEPQAFHAHERSDYVFQALYFGAALAIILYNLMLFVALRDTSYLLYVVSAAFSALTVAAFVGVGTEYIWGDRPQITMLATNVSLAIALTAFLLFTRRMLFTAERVPRLDQLLKLFVLVNIAFCGLLVLWFGHFARLFVINYALTAVLLLVTGTVCAFKRERSAYYFMAAFVVVLLALAMLSMRQLGILPTNALTTSGAQIGSALEMLLLSFALADRYNVIRREKEAAQQRLVENLRTSEANLEERVAERTQALQVLNQRLEALSTTDGLTGIANRRQFDKLLANEWLRCTRLAQPLALAMVDIDWFKKYNDCYGHQAGDECLRNFSRILAATVCRSGDMVARYGGEEFVFFAPATDAEGALNMAQKVCEELQAAALPHAFSIFGIVTASIGVAVMVPREGQDPSALIQAADASLYLAKTQGRNRAVLAAMVA; this is translated from the coding sequence ATGCCCCCACGCTGGCTCGCCACCCTGCAGCAGGCACACCGGTGTTTTCAATGCCGCCTGTGGTTGCTGTTGTGTGCCAGCGTGTTGTTGGCCACGCAAGCCCTGGCGGGCGAACGTGCGCTGGACACCAGCCGCATGGACAACCGCCCGGTCTCGTTGACGGAGTATTTTGCGGTGCTGGAAGACCCTGGCAAGGCGCTGGGTGTGCAGGATGTGCAAAGGCCCGGTGTCGCCAGCCGTTTTACCGGTGGCACGGCATCGGGTGAATCACTGAATATTTCTTATACCGCGTCGGCCATCTGGTTGCGCCTGCATCTGCAGAACACCAGCGCCGCCCCGCTGGTGCGCATGCTGGAGATTGCCAACCCGCTGCTGGCCGAACTGACGCTGTACCAGCCGGTAGACGGCCGGGGCTACCAGGCCCTGGAGACGGGTTATGCGCTGCCTTTTGCTGCACGCCCCCACGCCAGCCGGTTTTTTGTGTTGCCCATTGCGCTGCCGGCCCATGCTGACCAGGCGCTGTACCTGCGGGTTGCCACACCCAATGCCATGATCCTGCCCGCCAAGCTGTGGGAGCCACAGGCCTTCCACGCGCATGAGCGGTCCGACTATGTCTTCCAGGCCCTGTACTTTGGTGCCGCCCTGGCCATCATCCTGTACAACCTGATGCTGTTTGTGGCCCTGCGGGATACCAGTTACCTGTTGTACGTGGTGTCAGCCGCCTTCAGCGCACTCACGGTGGCCGCCTTTGTGGGCGTGGGCACGGAATACATTTGGGGCGACCGCCCGCAGATCACCATGTTGGCGACCAATGTGTCGCTGGCCATTGCGCTGACGGCCTTCCTGTTGTTTACCCGGCGCATGTTGTTCACTGCCGAACGTGTGCCCCGGTTGGACCAGCTGTTGAAGCTGTTTGTGCTGGTCAACATCGCGTTTTGCGGCCTGCTGGTGCTGTGGTTTGGGCACTTTGCGCGCCTGTTTGTCATCAACTACGCCCTGACTGCCGTGCTGCTGCTGGTCACCGGCACGGTGTGCGCCTTCAAACGCGAGCGTAGCGCGTATTACTTCATGGCAGCTTTTGTGGTGGTGCTGCTGGCGCTGGCCATGTTGTCCATGCGGCAACTGGGCATTTTGCCCACCAATGCCTTGACGACATCGGGTGCGCAGATCGGCTCGGCGCTGGAGATGCTGCTGTTGTCCTTTGCGCTGGCAGACCGCTACAACGTGATTCGCCGCGAGAAGGAAGCCGCGCAGCAGCGCCTGGTGGAAAACCTGCGCACCTCCGAGGCCAACCTGGAAGAGCGGGTGGCCGAGCGCACCCAGGCGCTGCAAGTCCTTAACCAGCGCCTGGAGGCCTTGAGCACCACCGACGGGCTGACCGGCATCGCCAACCGCCGCCAGTTTGACAAACTGCTGGCCAATGAATGGCTGCGTTGCACACGCCTGGCCCAGCCCCTTGCGCTGGCCATGGTAGACATTGACTGGTTCAAGAAATACAACGACTGTTATGGTCACCAGGCGGGTGACGAATGCCTGCGCAATTTCTCGCGCATCCTGGCCGCCACGGTGTGCCGCAGCGGCGATATGGTGGCCCGGTATGGTGGTGAAGAGTTTGTGTTTTTCGCCCCAGCCACCGATGCCGAAGGGGCCTTGAACATGGCGCAGAAAGTCTGTGAAGAATTGCAGGCCGCGGCGTTGCCCCACGCGTTTTCCATCTTTGGCATCGTGACGGCCAGCATCGGTGTGGCCGTCATGGTGCCGCGCGAAGGCCAAGACCCCAGCGCGCTGATCCAGGCTGCAGACGCATCGCTGTACCTGGCCAAGACCCAGGGCCGCAACCGTGCGGTGTTGGCGGCCATGGTGGCCTAA
- a CDS encoding helix-turn-helix domain-containing protein → MCATPTNTLTLGANRALYQGELPATGWHRHASPVLLMGLSGRFALHLPPNGLGGSCVVQTCHSALVDTGVEHVFDPCGEQVVTMYLEPDSPEARSLRPHFAAQGGVIFDPAVAVQSRSSMDAYLRSFDLPSLLQLDCPAMAPLDSRVARSLLVLRQTGGLVAGRDAAAAMAHLSASRFNHLFRAEMGVSFRSYRVWSQVRAAMVALAANPTLTHAALDAGFVDSSHFSRMFRQTFGMTPSSVLKPLKEIARI, encoded by the coding sequence ATGTGTGCAACACCCACCAACACCCTGACCCTGGGCGCCAACCGTGCGCTGTACCAGGGCGAGCTGCCGGCCACCGGCTGGCACCGCCATGCGTCACCCGTGCTGCTGATGGGTTTGTCGGGTCGTTTTGCGCTGCACCTGCCCCCAAACGGTTTAGGCGGAAGTTGCGTTGTGCAGACCTGCCACAGTGCCCTGGTCGATACCGGTGTGGAGCATGTATTTGACCCTTGTGGTGAGCAGGTGGTGACCATGTACCTGGAGCCTGACTCGCCCGAGGCCCGCAGCCTGCGCCCGCACTTTGCGGCGCAGGGTGGCGTGATTTTTGACCCGGCAGTGGCGGTGCAGTCGCGCAGCAGCATGGACGCCTATTTGCGCAGCTTCGACCTGCCGTCGCTGTTGCAGCTGGATTGCCCGGCGATGGCCCCGCTGGACAGCCGCGTGGCCCGCAGCCTGCTGGTCCTGCGCCAAACCGGTGGGCTTGTTGCGGGGCGCGACGCGGCAGCGGCCATGGCCCACCTGTCGGCATCCCGTTTCAACCACCTGTTCCGTGCCGAGATGGGTGTCAGCTTTCGCAGCTACCGGGTCTGGTCGCAGGTGCGTGCGGCCATGGTGGCGCTGGCTGCCAACCCCACACTGACACATGCTGCGCTGGATGCGGGTTTTGTGGATTCATCCCACTTCAGCCGCATGTTCCGCCAGACCTTTGGCATGACGCCGTCCAGCGTGCTCAAGCCCCTGAAAGAGATTGCGCGGATTTAG
- the ppk1 gene encoding polyphosphate kinase 1 has protein sequence MLPFLRRSPLHATDKPSNKAPDLLDRDHSILAFNERVLDWAVRSDVPLLERLRYLCIVSSNLDEFFEVRAEPHVIAMQAGDRKGQFSVASFERLAASLHDMVARQYALYNEELLPAFERLGIKIVSHGDRNPAQRQWVKQYFEREVRPLLIPVGLDPSHPFPQVANKSLNFIVRLGGPDAFGRENEIAIVKVPRVLPRIVRMPAKVSGTRTLFVSLSSVIRAHLSELFVGRHVGQFSQFRVTRHSDLAVDEDDVQNLRMALRQGLVHRHYGQAVRLEVSAGCSEYLSDFLLQQFDLPAGALYRVHGPVNLVRLTQLIDLVDRPDLCFPPYKASYPARMHSNLSVFDQLKQGDILIHQPFESFDAVLEFLRQAVSDPQVLAIKQTIYRTGPNSELMDLLREAVRKGKEVTVVVELKARFDEEANINWAEMLESIGAQVLYGVVGLKTHAKMMLITRREGKALKRYGHLSTGNYNPRTARLYTDVSHITADPALTTDMEHVFVHLASQSKLPPLRKLWFAPFYLHRKLIDRIDTLGAAAARGMEARIVVKMNSLTDEALIRSLMRAGSNGVKIDLIVRGACMLPAQVPGHTENIRVRSIIGRFLEHSRVFYFREGDVEDLYLSSADWMNRNMVRRVELAWPVTDPVQRQRIVDECLVAYLHDGVDAWDLGPDGTYTRKQGDGKKPVHGAQAALMARYADTGKSNGA, from the coding sequence ATGTTGCCCTTTTTGCGCAGGTCCCCGTTGCACGCCACTGACAAGCCCTCAAACAAGGCCCCGGATCTACTGGACCGAGACCACAGCATCCTGGCGTTTAACGAGCGTGTGCTGGACTGGGCGGTGCGCAGCGATGTGCCCTTGCTGGAGCGTCTGCGCTACCTGTGCATCGTGTCGTCCAACCTGGACGAGTTTTTTGAAGTGCGGGCCGAGCCCCATGTGATTGCCATGCAGGCCGGTGACCGCAAAGGGCAGTTTTCGGTCGCGTCGTTTGAACGATTGGCCGCATCCCTGCATGACATGGTGGCGCGGCAGTATGCGCTCTACAACGAAGAGCTGCTGCCAGCCTTTGAGCGCTTGGGCATCAAAATTGTGTCGCACGGCGACCGCAATCCGGCACAGCGCCAATGGGTCAAACAGTATTTTGAGCGTGAAGTGCGCCCTTTGCTGATACCGGTGGGCCTGGACCCCTCCCATCCGTTCCCCCAGGTAGCCAACAAGTCGCTGAACTTTATTGTGCGATTGGGTGGCCCAGACGCCTTTGGGCGTGAAAACGAAATCGCCATCGTCAAGGTGCCGCGGGTTTTGCCCCGTATCGTGCGTATGCCGGCCAAGGTGTCGGGTACACGCACCTTGTTTGTATCTCTGTCCAGCGTGATCCGCGCGCATTTGTCCGAGCTGTTTGTAGGGCGCCACGTGGGCCAGTTTTCCCAGTTCCGCGTCACGCGGCATTCAGACTTGGCGGTGGACGAGGACGATGTGCAAAACCTGCGCATGGCCCTGCGCCAGGGCCTGGTGCACCGCCACTATGGGCAGGCTGTGCGGCTGGAGGTGTCGGCAGGGTGTTCGGAATACCTGTCCGACTTTTTGCTGCAGCAATTTGACCTGCCGGCAGGGGCTTTGTATCGCGTGCACGGCCCGGTGAATCTGGTGCGGCTGACCCAGTTGATTGATTTGGTGGACCGGCCGGACCTGTGTTTCCCTCCTTACAAGGCCTCGTACCCGGCGCGCATGCATTCCAACCTGTCGGTGTTTGACCAGCTCAAGCAGGGTGACATCCTGATCCACCAGCCCTTCGAGAGTTTTGATGCGGTGCTGGAGTTTCTGCGTCAGGCGGTGAGCGATCCACAGGTGTTGGCCATCAAGCAGACGATTTACCGCACCGGCCCCAACTCCGAACTGATGGATTTGCTGCGCGAGGCCGTGCGCAAGGGTAAAGAAGTGACGGTGGTCGTGGAGCTCAAGGCCCGCTTCGACGAAGAGGCCAATATCAATTGGGCCGAGATGCTGGAGTCCATCGGTGCACAGGTGTTGTACGGGGTGGTGGGCCTCAAGACCCACGCCAAGATGATGCTGATCACCCGGCGCGAGGGCAAGGCACTCAAGCGGTACGGCCATTTGTCCACCGGCAACTACAACCCCCGCACCGCCCGCCTGTACACCGATGTAAGCCACATCACGGCCGACCCGGCGCTGACCACCGACATGGAGCATGTGTTTGTGCACCTGGCCAGCCAGAGTAAGTTGCCGCCCCTGCGCAAGCTGTGGTTCGCGCCGTTTTACCTGCACCGCAAGCTGATAGACCGCATCGACACGCTGGGCGCGGCAGCCGCCCGTGGCATGGAGGCACGCATCGTCGTCAAGATGAATTCGCTGACGGATGAGGCACTGATCCGCAGCCTGATGCGCGCGGGCAGTAATGGGGTCAAGATCGACCTAATTGTGCGCGGGGCCTGCATGTTGCCGGCGCAGGTTCCGGGCCATACAGAAAACATCCGTGTGCGCTCCATCATTGGCCGCTTTCTGGAGCATTCGCGGGTGTTCTATTTCCGGGAAGGCGACGTGGAAGATCTCTACCTTTCCAGTGCTGACTGGATGAACCGCAACATGGTCCGCAGGGTTGAGTTGGCCTGGCCGGTGACCGACCCGGTGCAGCGCCAGCGCATTGTGGA
- a CDS encoding glycosyltransferase family 1 protein, whose amino-acid sequence MKLALVTDAWQPQVNGVVTTLVELVREMEVLGHQVEVIHPGLFDTRPCPGYAGIDLAVRPAKALARRLDAIGADVIHLATEGPLGWAARRYCLRRGLSFTTAFHTRFPEILKAAIGLPLWIGYALFRHFHRPSSGVLVPTDNVLRMLQARGFRNLRNWTHGVDVRLFQYQEEPQVYAPLGVLARPVSLYVGRVSYEKNIEAFLRLDVPGTKVVCGVGPLEANLRERYPHVRWLGVLPRGVLAQVYAAADVFVMPSRSETFGLVMLEAMACGTPVAAYPVDGPLEVVGEPACGGALHADLASAWYQALSIPRHAARARAQAFSWVHASHLFVGHLVPAHHDAPGGKELPVHTTVTQLSSRS is encoded by the coding sequence ATGAAGTTGGCACTGGTAACGGATGCCTGGCAACCCCAGGTCAATGGTGTGGTGACCACGCTGGTGGAGCTGGTGCGCGAGATGGAGGTATTGGGCCACCAGGTGGAGGTGATACACCCCGGTCTGTTTGACACCCGGCCTTGCCCGGGGTACGCCGGTATCGACCTGGCCGTGCGGCCCGCCAAGGCCTTGGCACGCCGTCTGGACGCCATTGGCGCCGATGTGATCCACTTGGCCACCGAAGGCCCACTGGGTTGGGCGGCACGGCGCTACTGCCTGCGCCGCGGCCTGTCGTTCACCACGGCCTTCCATACCCGATTCCCCGAAATTTTGAAGGCGGCCATCGGCTTGCCGCTGTGGATCGGTTACGCGTTGTTTCGCCACTTCCACCGGCCGTCCTCTGGCGTTCTGGTGCCTACCGACAACGTGTTGCGCATGCTGCAGGCGCGCGGCTTTCGCAACCTGCGCAACTGGACACATGGTGTGGATGTGCGGCTGTTCCAGTACCAGGAAGAGCCCCAGGTCTATGCGCCGCTGGGGGTGTTGGCACGGCCGGTGTCCCTGTATGTGGGTAGGGTGTCGTACGAGAAAAACATTGAAGCGTTTCTGCGCCTGGATGTACCCGGCACCAAGGTGGTGTGTGGGGTAGGGCCCTTGGAGGCCAACCTGCGCGAACGCTATCCCCATGTCCGCTGGTTGGGCGTGTTGCCCCGCGGCGTGCTGGCCCAGGTCTATGCCGCGGCCGATGTGTTTGTCATGCCCAGCCGCTCCGAAACCTTTGGCCTGGTCATGCTGGAGGCAATGGCCTGTGGCACACCCGTGGCCGCTTACCCGGTGGATGGTCCGCTGGAAGTGGTAGGTGAGCCCGCCTGCGGAGGCGCCCTACACGCCGACCTGGCCAGCGCCTGGTACCAGGCGCTGAGCATTCCACGGCATGCGGCGCGGGCACGGGCGCAGGCCTTCAGTTGGGTCCACGCATCCCATCTGTTTGTGGGGCATCTGGTGCCGGCCCATCACGATGCACCAGGGGGTAAGGAACTTCCCGTTCACACAACTGTCACACAACTGTCATCCCGTTCGTAA
- a CDS encoding UDP-2,3-diacylglucosamine diphosphatase, giving the protein MRAGPDAFAPLMQGMFAGAHSDRKDDDDDDKPGRRYRAIFVSDIHLGTAGCQAQALLGFLKAHPSDTLYLVGDIVDGWQLRRRWYWPQSHNDVVQKLLRRARKGCKVIFIPGNHDEFARGFLGHEFGGIEVREDAVHTTADGRRLWITHGDYFDGVIQCAKWLAFLGDNLYEFTLRLNRHLNNLRGRMGLPYWSLSAYLKQKVKTALNYVTDFEVAVANAARSLGHDGVVCGHIHRAEMRDINGILYCNDGDWVESRSALVEHMDGRLELIYWNAEQTSTALVHSAQEVAA; this is encoded by the coding sequence ATGCGCGCCGGCCCCGACGCCTTTGCCCCGCTGATGCAGGGCATGTTCGCCGGTGCACATTCCGACAGAAAGGACGACGATGACGACGACAAACCGGGCCGCCGCTACCGCGCCATTTTTGTCTCCGACATCCACTTGGGCACCGCGGGCTGCCAGGCCCAGGCGCTGCTGGGTTTCTTGAAGGCCCACCCCAGCGACACGCTGTACCTGGTGGGCGATATTGTGGACGGCTGGCAGCTGCGCCGGCGCTGGTACTGGCCGCAGTCGCACAACGACGTGGTGCAAAAGCTATTACGCCGGGCACGCAAGGGCTGCAAGGTCATTTTTATCCCCGGCAACCACGACGAGTTTGCACGTGGCTTTTTGGGCCATGAGTTTGGTGGCATTGAAGTGCGCGAAGATGCGGTGCACACCACGGCCGATGGCCGGCGCCTGTGGATCACCCACGGGGATTACTTTGACGGCGTGATCCAGTGTGCCAAATGGCTGGCCTTTTTGGGTGACAACCTTTACGAGTTCACGCTCAGACTGAACCGACACCTCAACAACCTGCGCGGGCGTATGGGGCTGCCCTACTGGTCGCTCTCGGCCTATCTGAAGCAGAAGGTCAAGACTGCGCTGAACTACGTGACCGACTTTGAGGTGGCGGTGGCCAATGCCGCGCGTTCACTGGGCCATGACGGCGTGGTGTGTGGCCATATCCACCGGGCAGAGATGCGCGACATCAACGGCATCTTGTACTGCAACGACGGCGACTGGGTGGAAAGCCGCAGTGCCCTGGTCGAGCACATGGATGGTCGCCTGGAGCTCATTTATTGGAACGCAGAACAGACCAGCACGGCGCTGGTGCATAGCGCTCAGGAGGTAGCCGCATGA
- a CDS encoding CHAD domain-containing protein, whose amino-acid sequence MDIQPKLALPTNPSHAPRQAKPPVLTTDMATPVAALHVLREAFSHFTTNLNNLQHADDPELVHQARVGWRRFKTSLKLFQAFTHASTPPELQSLRPLLDALGALRDLEVASLETLPMLANAYTDGDRTRQGHWRAMEQALAHAADQQRDRLHHALSQPQTGAALLALTQWLESDLAQLAQDAVVDPKNSLQDWARQHIRHWHSQLKAALARTTDADSAHRTRILAKRLRYGIEALRPLLPQRRAKHWHLQASQLQNEMGSQRDVQQALAIAAGLPVDPSLLEFLRGVAVGQTQNR is encoded by the coding sequence ATGGACATTCAACCCAAGCTGGCCTTGCCAACCAATCCATCGCATGCGCCCCGGCAGGCCAAGCCCCCTGTGCTGACCACAGACATGGCCACGCCCGTGGCGGCACTGCACGTGCTGCGTGAGGCGTTCTCCCATTTCACGACCAACCTGAACAACCTGCAGCATGCGGACGACCCCGAGCTGGTGCACCAGGCCCGTGTTGGCTGGCGGCGTTTCAAAACCAGCCTGAAACTGTTCCAGGCATTCACCCATGCCAGCACACCGCCCGAGCTGCAATCCCTGCGCCCCCTGCTGGATGCACTTGGCGCCCTGCGCGACCTGGAAGTGGCCAGCCTGGAAACGCTGCCCATGCTGGCCAATGCCTACACCGACGGTGACCGAACACGCCAGGGCCATTGGCGCGCCATGGAACAGGCCCTGGCACATGCCGCAGACCAGCAACGCGACAGGCTGCACCACGCGCTGAGTCAACCCCAGACCGGCGCAGCCCTGCTGGCGCTCACCCAATGGCTCGAAAGTGACCTGGCGCAGCTGGCGCAGGACGCCGTGGTCGACCCCAAAAACAGCCTGCAAGACTGGGCCCGGCAACACATCCGGCATTGGCACAGCCAATTGAAAGCCGCTTTGGCCCGAACTACCGATGCCGACAGCGCCCACCGCACGCGCATCCTGGCCAAGCGCCTGCGCTATGGCATAGAGGCCTTGCGCCCGCTGCTGCCCCAGCGGCGTGCCAAACACTGGCACCTGCAGGCCAGCCAACTGCAAAACGAAATGGGATCGCAGCGCGATGTGCAGCAGGCACTGGCCATTGCCGCCGGCCTCCCGGTGGACCCCAGTTTGTTGGAATTTTTACGTGGTGTAGCCGTGGGGCAAACGCAAAACCGGTAA